The following are encoded in a window of Clarias gariepinus isolate MV-2021 ecotype Netherlands chromosome 8, CGAR_prim_01v2, whole genome shotgun sequence genomic DNA:
- the btbd9 gene encoding BTB/POZ domain-containing protein 9 isoform X1 has product MSDSHPLRPLGSAAEVDHMHLLSEQLAALVPDEEYSDVTFLVEEKRFPAHRVILAARCQYFRALLYGGMRESQPQAEVRLEDTRAEAFSMLLRYLYTGRANLSEAKEETLLDFLGLAHRYGLQPLEASTCDYLRTLLNAQNVSLIFDVASLYHLSSLAEACCAYMDRHAVEVLKSDGFLALSKSALLTVAQRDSFAASEREIFQALCRWCKQNSEEPGAREVMSAVRLPLMSLSEMLNVVRPSGLLSADELLDAIQTRSERRDMELNYRGMLVPEENIATMKHGAVVVKGELKSALLDGDTQNYDLDHGFTRHPIEEDGRSAGIQIRLGQPSIINHIRLLLWDKDSRSYSYYIEVSMDELDWVRVVDHSKFLCRSWQNLYFQARVCRFIRVVGTHNTVNKVFHLVALECMYTQRPFILENGLLVPSENVATVQAGASVVEGVSRCRNALLNGDTSHYDWDSGYTCHQLGSGAIVIQLAQPYQLSSMRLLLWDCDERSYSYYVELSANQQHWVRVVDRTRVPCRSWQTLRIERQPASFIRIVGTHNTANEVFHCVHFECPAQLDTEVKEGTPGLDHPNADHTTHQAQHSQPQGLPAQRCTTSSFHT; this is encoded by the exons ATGAGCGACAGTCACCCTTTACGCCCGCTGGGCTCGGCGGCTGAGGTCGACCACATGCACCTTCTCTCCGAGCAGCTGGCGGCGCTGGTGCCCGATGAGGAATACAGCGACGTCACCTTTCTGGTGGAGGAGAAGCGCTTTCCTGCTCACAGGGTCATTCTGGCTGCTCGCTGTCAGTACTTTAG AGCTCTGCTGTATGGTGGCATGAGGGAGTCTCAGCCACAAGCCGAGGTCCGTCTGGAGGACACTCGGGCGGAAGCCTTCTCGATGCTCCTGCGTTATCTCTACACAGGCAGAGCCAACCTGAGCGAAGCCAAAGAGGAGACGCTGCTGGACTTCCTGGGCTTGGCGCACCGCTACGGTCTCCAGCCCCTAGAGGCCTCCACCTGTGACTACCTGCGCACGCTGCTCAACGCACAGAACGTAAGTCTGATCTTCGACGTGGCCAGTCTGTACCACCTGAGCAGTCTGGCCGAGGCATGCTGTGCTTACATGGACCGGCACGCAGTGGAGGTGCTCAAGTCCGACGGCTTTCTCGCACTTTCCAAG tctgCCCTGCTGACAGTAGCTCAGAGAGACTCGTTCGctgcgagtgagagagagatcttCCAGGCGCTGTGCCGCTGGTGCAAACAGAACAGCGAGGAACCCGGCGCACGCGAGGTGATGTCGGCGGTGCGACTCCCCCTAATGAGTCTGTCCGAAATGCTGAACGTGGTCCGGCCCTCCGGGCTCCTGAGTGCCGACGAACTGCTCGACGCCATCCAGACGCGCTCAGAGAGGAGGGACATGGAGCTCAACTACCGCGGCATGCTCG TCCCAGAAGAGAACATAGCCACTATGAAACACGGCGCCGTTGTAGTGAAAGGTGAGCTGAAGTCGGCTCTGCTGGACGGAGACACTCAGAACTACGACCTGGACCACGGCTTCACCAGACACCCGATAGAGGAGGATGGACGCAGCGCCGGGATCCAGATCCGTCTGGGCCAGCCGTCCATCATCAACCACATCCGTCTGCTGCTCTGGGATAAAGACAGCAG ATCTTACTCCTACTACATTGAAGTGTCTATGGACGAGCTAGACTGGGTGCGAGTGGTGGATCATTCCAAGTTCCTGTGTCGCTCCTGGCAGAACCTTTATTTCCAAGCCCGCGTCTGCAG GTTTATCCGTGTTGTGGGGACACATAACACGGTCAACAAGGTCTTCCATTTAGTAGCTCTGGAATGCATGTACACTCAGCGACCCTTTATCTTGGAGAATGGCCTTCTGG TCCCCAGTGAGAATGTAGCGACGGTGCAGGCAGGCGCGAGCGTGGTGGAAGGTGTGAGCCGCTGCCGAAACGCCCTTTTGAACGGAGACACAAGCCACTACGACTGGGACTCGGGATACACCTGTCACCAGCTGGGCTCCGGTGCCATCGTCATCCAGCTCGCCCAGCCTTACCAGCTCAGCTCCATGAG gttgttGTTGTGGGACTGTGACGAGCGAAGTTACAGCTACTATGTGGAACTCTCCGCTAATCAGCAGCACTGGGTCAGAGTGGTGGATCGGACTCGCGTTCCATGCag GTCATGGCAGACTCTGCGTATTGAGAGACAGCCAGCTTCCTTCATTCGTATCGTGGGGACGCACAACACGGCTAATGAG gtctttcactgtgtGCACTTTGAATGTCCGGCTCAGCTAGACACTGAGGTCAAAGAGGGTACTCCGGGCTTGGATCACCCAAATGCAGACCACACTACGCATCAGGCTCAGCACTCCCAGCCCCAGGGCCTCCCCGCCCAGAGATGCACCACTTCATCCTTTCACACATAG
- the btbd9 gene encoding BTB/POZ domain-containing protein 9 isoform X2 has translation MSDSHPLRPLGSAAEVDHMHLLSEQLAALVPDEEYSDVTFLVEEKRFPAHRVILAARCQYFRALLYGGMRESQPQAEVRLEDTRAEAFSMLLRYLYTGRANLSEAKEETLLDFLGLAHRYGLQPLEASTCDYLRTLLNAQNSALLTVAQRDSFAASEREIFQALCRWCKQNSEEPGAREVMSAVRLPLMSLSEMLNVVRPSGLLSADELLDAIQTRSERRDMELNYRGMLVPEENIATMKHGAVVVKGELKSALLDGDTQNYDLDHGFTRHPIEEDGRSAGIQIRLGQPSIINHIRLLLWDKDSRSYSYYIEVSMDELDWVRVVDHSKFLCRSWQNLYFQARVCRFIRVVGTHNTVNKVFHLVALECMYTQRPFILENGLLVPSENVATVQAGASVVEGVSRCRNALLNGDTSHYDWDSGYTCHQLGSGAIVIQLAQPYQLSSMRLLLWDCDERSYSYYVELSANQQHWVRVVDRTRVPCRSWQTLRIERQPASFIRIVGTHNTANEVFHCVHFECPAQLDTEVKEGTPGLDHPNADHTTHQAQHSQPQGLPAQRCTTSSFHT, from the exons ATGAGCGACAGTCACCCTTTACGCCCGCTGGGCTCGGCGGCTGAGGTCGACCACATGCACCTTCTCTCCGAGCAGCTGGCGGCGCTGGTGCCCGATGAGGAATACAGCGACGTCACCTTTCTGGTGGAGGAGAAGCGCTTTCCTGCTCACAGGGTCATTCTGGCTGCTCGCTGTCAGTACTTTAG AGCTCTGCTGTATGGTGGCATGAGGGAGTCTCAGCCACAAGCCGAGGTCCGTCTGGAGGACACTCGGGCGGAAGCCTTCTCGATGCTCCTGCGTTATCTCTACACAGGCAGAGCCAACCTGAGCGAAGCCAAAGAGGAGACGCTGCTGGACTTCCTGGGCTTGGCGCACCGCTACGGTCTCCAGCCCCTAGAGGCCTCCACCTGTGACTACCTGCGCACGCTGCTCAACGCACAGAAC tctgCCCTGCTGACAGTAGCTCAGAGAGACTCGTTCGctgcgagtgagagagagatcttCCAGGCGCTGTGCCGCTGGTGCAAACAGAACAGCGAGGAACCCGGCGCACGCGAGGTGATGTCGGCGGTGCGACTCCCCCTAATGAGTCTGTCCGAAATGCTGAACGTGGTCCGGCCCTCCGGGCTCCTGAGTGCCGACGAACTGCTCGACGCCATCCAGACGCGCTCAGAGAGGAGGGACATGGAGCTCAACTACCGCGGCATGCTCG TCCCAGAAGAGAACATAGCCACTATGAAACACGGCGCCGTTGTAGTGAAAGGTGAGCTGAAGTCGGCTCTGCTGGACGGAGACACTCAGAACTACGACCTGGACCACGGCTTCACCAGACACCCGATAGAGGAGGATGGACGCAGCGCCGGGATCCAGATCCGTCTGGGCCAGCCGTCCATCATCAACCACATCCGTCTGCTGCTCTGGGATAAAGACAGCAG ATCTTACTCCTACTACATTGAAGTGTCTATGGACGAGCTAGACTGGGTGCGAGTGGTGGATCATTCCAAGTTCCTGTGTCGCTCCTGGCAGAACCTTTATTTCCAAGCCCGCGTCTGCAG GTTTATCCGTGTTGTGGGGACACATAACACGGTCAACAAGGTCTTCCATTTAGTAGCTCTGGAATGCATGTACACTCAGCGACCCTTTATCTTGGAGAATGGCCTTCTGG TCCCCAGTGAGAATGTAGCGACGGTGCAGGCAGGCGCGAGCGTGGTGGAAGGTGTGAGCCGCTGCCGAAACGCCCTTTTGAACGGAGACACAAGCCACTACGACTGGGACTCGGGATACACCTGTCACCAGCTGGGCTCCGGTGCCATCGTCATCCAGCTCGCCCAGCCTTACCAGCTCAGCTCCATGAG gttgttGTTGTGGGACTGTGACGAGCGAAGTTACAGCTACTATGTGGAACTCTCCGCTAATCAGCAGCACTGGGTCAGAGTGGTGGATCGGACTCGCGTTCCATGCag GTCATGGCAGACTCTGCGTATTGAGAGACAGCCAGCTTCCTTCATTCGTATCGTGGGGACGCACAACACGGCTAATGAG gtctttcactgtgtGCACTTTGAATGTCCGGCTCAGCTAGACACTGAGGTCAAAGAGGGTACTCCGGGCTTGGATCACCCAAATGCAGACCACACTACGCATCAGGCTCAGCACTCCCAGCCCCAGGGCCTCCCCGCCCAGAGATGCACCACTTCATCCTTTCACACATAG